The following is a genomic window from Drosophila busckii strain San Diego stock center, stock number 13000-0081.31 chromosome 2L, ASM1175060v1, whole genome shotgun sequence.
AACAGAAGCCGCAACAGAATACGCTCAATGCCAAGATATTCACCACCACGCTGCCTGGCTTGGGCAAGATACGTGGACGCAGCTTGCTCAGCGAATGGACAGGTCAAAGCATTATGCAGTTCCTCGATGTGCCCTATGGCCAGGCGGAGCGTTTCAAGGTGAGAcgctgcaataaatattaaattactatatatactaattTCTTATTGTTTTCCAGGCTGCCCAACCAATAACACCTTGGAAGGGCATACTACAGGCGCATCGCAGTCATGCGGGCTGCCCCTCCATACAAAGTctgctgcagtttgccaaGCTAGAGGAGAACGGCATTGATGTGGAGGACTGTCTGCGTCTCACAGTCAGCACCAAGTCGGCAAGTCTTTAGCTTCttgcgttttattttcaacactCTCACTCCGTCTATCTTTTATTAGCTGGAGGGCAAACTGGCGCCTGTTATGGTCTATGTGCATGGCGACTTCTTCTATGATGGCGACAGCTTGGAGGCTGCTCCTGGCTATTTGCTGGAGCATGATGTGGTTTTGGTTTCGGTGCGCTATCGTCTTGGTCCGTTCGGCTTTCTGTCTACGCTCAGCGAGGAGATTCCCGGCAATGCCGCCGTCACAGATCTAATACAATCACTGCACTGGATTCAAAAGCACATTGCTGCCTTCGGCGGTGATCCAGAGCGTGTGACACTCTTTGGTCAAGTGGGTGGCGCTGCGTTGGTCAATGTGCTGACGCTCAGTCCCCTGGCTGAAGGACTCTTCCATCGCGTCATCTATCAGTCCGGCACAGCGCTGTCGCCTGCCTTCATTACGGACTCGCCCATGCCGGCCACCAAGGAAATCGCACGCATTGCTGGCTGCAAGCAGAGCAAACTGGAGTCACTGCACAAGTGCCTGAATCGTCTGAACTCCACCATGTTGTTGGCTGCCTTCAGTGTGCATGGCGAGAAGAAGCTGATGAACTCGGGCGCTTTTGGTGGCGTGCAGCTGGTCATTGGTGGACCTTCGGGCATACTGCCAGAGCACCCAGGACGACTGCTGGCGGCCGAGAAGTTCCAGGCATATCCCACCATGGGCGGCAGCGTCAAGCATGGCGGCACCTTTATGATGAGAGACATATTCGTCGAGAGCTTCAATGAGAGCACCTCGGATGCAAAGCTGAGCGGCGCTCAATATATTGAGACGATTATTGCGCAGACCAATGGCGCTGATCCCACAAACTCTTGGCGTGAATTTGCCAAAGAGTACATCTTCAGCGAGGCGGACATCAAGCAGGGCAGCTTCAAGCGCCTCACACCAGGACTCATTGATGTAAAaattctgttgctgctctacacaatttcaaattattagcGTTTTGTCTTTTTAGTTGTGCAGCACAATTGCCATGAAGAATCCCGTGCTGCTTATGCTGCAGGCAAATGCCAAGAAGCTGCCCAACAGCACCTACCTGTACAGCTTTGACTACGAGGGCGAGCTCAATCGTTATGCCACCAGCGATGAGGAGGCCATCGATGTGCCCTTCGACATGGGCGTCAGTCTCACCGATGAGAATCTCTATCTGTTCCCCTGGCCACGCATGCACATGCTCAATGCCAATCGCGATGTCAAGATTGCCAAGCGCATGTCGGCGCTCTGGACCTCCTTTGCTGCCACTGGTGTACCCAAGGCGCCCGGCCTGCCCGCCTGGCCCGCAATGA
Proteins encoded in this region:
- the LOC108594820 gene encoding glutactin, which encodes MANLRSFLLLLLLALVTFALLSSATAKQQKKQQRPKPVNPHRRPRPQQAQRPLKQKPQQNTLNAKIFTTTLPGLGKIRGRSLLSEWTGQSIMQFLDVPYGQAERFKAAQPITPWKGILQAHRSHAGCPSIQSLLQFAKLEENGIDVEDCLRLTVSTKSLEGKLAPVMVYVHGDFFYDGDSLEAAPGYLLEHDVVLVSVRYRLGPFGFLSTLSEEIPGNAAVTDLIQSLHWIQKHIAAFGGDPERVTLFGQVGGAALVNVLTLSPLAEGLFHRVIYQSGTALSPAFITDSPMPATKEIARIAGCKQSKLESLHKCLNRLNSTMLLAAFSVHGEKKLMNSGAFGGVQLVIGGPSGILPEHPGRLLAAEKFQAYPTMGGSVKHGGTFMMRDIFVESFNESTSDAKLSGAQYIETIIAQTNGADPTNSWREFAKEYIFSEADIKQGSFKRLTPGLIDLCSTIAMKNPVLLMLQANAKKLPNSTYLYSFDYEGELNRYATSDEEAIDVPFDMGVSLTDENLYLFPWPRMHMLNANRDVKIAKRMSALWTSFAATGVPKAPGLPAWPAMSDETGPYMRIDRTVSFGDNYLDEYSVAVREAKLGYSLVNDDYYELEAVLNDAIKKQGILEEEEEEADENEHSEQESDNAQPLQSNEDTETNEGRGKQLVYIARRKSY